A window of Phaseolus vulgaris cultivar G19833 chromosome 4, P. vulgaris v2.0, whole genome shotgun sequence genomic DNA:
TTTCTGTTGAaaacatcattgggcagatcAATAATAGTGTATCTACAAGAAGGATGGTAGCAAACTTCTGTAATCATACAAAGTTTGTCTCCAAGATTGAACCAAAGACAATCAATGAAGCACTCAAAGATGAACATTGGACTGTTGCTATGCATGAGGAGCTCAACCAATTTGTaaggaatgatgaatggtttATGGTTCCTATAACAACTCAAATGAATGTCATAGGAACaaaatgagttttaaaaaacaaatcagATGATTCAGAGGTCATcacaaggaacaaggcaagACTTGTTGTTAAAGGTTAGAACCAAGAAGAAGGGATAGATTACGATGAGACTTTTGCACCAATAGCAAGGTTAGAAGCTGTGAGACTCTTACTAGCTTTTGCATGCATGAATGGACTCAAGTTATTCAaaatggacgtgaagagtgcTTTCCTAAATGGAATTGTGAATGAAGAAATCTTTGTATCACAACCACTTGGGTTTGAAGACCATATATATCCCAACCATGTATACAAGTTGAGGAAAGTCGTGTATGGTCTTAAGCAAGCACCAAAGCAGTGGTATGAAAGGTTAAGTTGTTTTCTTATATCTCCTAAGCTAACGCCTTTCCTAAGCTAACACctaagcttctagaattttctaagctaaagcctaaagatgctttacaaaagaggtgtctaatgtttccctctaagcaccttcctaaagactatgtatttaaacattctactttTTATACAAGAGACACTatgaaaagagaaaacaatctaccactacttcctaattccttaaacttgctccttgtaagcctttgaggtaagGTAGTGTCTCCTTGAGCTTCTTCAACTTCGGCCTCTACCTCCTTTTGTCCTTGATCTTCGACCTCTatttcctcttgagcttgatctccatcaaagaGGGAAGATTGACAAAAcccttttcattaaaaaatctaATTCTAATGTAATCTTAATCCAAATATATGTTGCTAACATTATTTTTTGGCTCTTCTAATGATAAATTGTGTGAAGAATTCGTAACAACAATGCAGGGGGGatttgagatgtcaatgatggggtaactctctttctttcttaggATGCAGATCAAGCAATCCAAAGAAGGCATCTTCTTGTGTCAATCTAAGTACTATAAAGACATTCTCAAAAGTTTGAGATGAAGAGTTGTAAAGCTGCAACAACACCCATGTCTACAAACTATTACTTGAGTGTTGATGAAACTGGAACAACAATGGACCAAACTAAATACAGGGGGTTGGTTGGTTCCTTTCTATATATCACTGCAAGTAGACTtgatattatgtttgttgtttgccTTTGTGCAAGGTTCCAATCCACTCCAACGGAATCTCATCTTAAAGCTACCAAGAGAATCCTAAAGTATCTTAAAGGAACAACATATGTGGGTTTATGGTATCCTTCACACTCTCCTATTCATTTAGTTGGATACTCTGATTCTGATTTTTCCGGATGTAAATtggatagaaagagcacaagtgggacatGTCATCTACTTGGTTCAAGCCTTGTATCATGGCACAACAAAAAGCAAGCTTGTGTAGCCTTGTCAACTATTGAAGCTGAGTACATAGCTGCAAGGAGCTGCTATGCACAGATCTTATGGATCAAGCAACAACTGGAGGACTTTGGGTTGAAAGTCAGCAAGGTCCCTTTATTTTGTGACAAAAGAAGTGTAATTAATCTCACAAAGAATCAAGTTCAGCACTCCATaaccaaacacattgagatTCGACATGACTTTATTCGTGATCATGTCAGTAATGGTGACTGTGAGATTCAATTCGTTGCCACCGAACGAAAGGTTGCagacatcttcacaaaacccTTATCCAAAGATAGGTTTTATTCATTAAGAAATGAATTCGAGATAATTGATCTACAAGCCTTATCTtgaatttatgttgtttttaatccttctgtcactctatttgtgaagacaaatagggggagaagtgtGTGCTTTGGGTTGTAATGTTCCTATATTTGCATCTGTTTTGTTTGCACATTTTGATTGAACATTACTCTAACTGGTTTTTGACTTGTTATAAACTCTGATACATATTTTAACCGGTTATTCCTGTGAAATAACCAATTGTGTTTCTGATTCTGCACCTATGCATGTTTGACTGGTTTCTCACATTGATTTGGCTGATGTTCCTATTTGGAAATCACCTAGTGGAAACTAGTTTTTGGTGCCTGATTAATCTGGAATAGATTatcttgtatttttatttttacttgtgAATGCAGGTTAAGCAAGATTCTAAAACAGAACATTCcaaaagcatcccaaggatttgtcttcatcaaatagggggagattgtagaACACAGAAGctttgatgaaaccaaatatgTGATGAGAGCTTGATGCTTTGCTGCTTTGATTGAAGCTTAgttctagggtgtttagaatttaTGTAAAGTTTATTCTTAATCCTATGCACAAGCTGaatcaatttgttttaaaagagaaaaatgtttgtctaagcaaagagaaaaacaaccggttgatatcACGatataatcagttgttttacatttagcttgtttgaaggttttcaaaactgtttttgacttggttgactaactatcaaaaccaattcaactggttaaaacgacatttcaaccagttgattgtcacatttcttaacagcttttcaaaaacctattAAATCTATTTTCAGTTAAATTCAAACTGATTTGGCTCATGATTAACTGCATAAAATGACTAGATTTAAGAGTTATAAATATGGTTTCTCTTTGTATTAAAAAACACACAGAAAGTAAGATTGAAAACTTTTTTTAGAAGAGATTTGATTCAAAGTTGTGCAAGATTTCCTAAAGGCTTTGCATTGGTTCAAGAACTGATTTTAGGAGCTTTGTGATTTCTGAGGTGtaatgtgttatttttttattcttgtaattttttcttttctatactTGTAAAGTTTGTTAACCTGTAAGGTCAGAGGGTGTTTTGACTGTGGTTGTGTGAAaagcaaagagggtgagtgttcttgtgtggtcaagatcacctctttgtggcgTTAAGTGTTTGTAATTTGTGATTGATTGCTAGTGGAATACCAGTAGTTGTTCTTGTTAGAAAGTACGACTTTAAActagggggtgaatggtttaaagagggttttcgcaaactttgaagccaagaatgaaattacttcgagaaacaattgataaggaaatcagtttgccaaaacacaaagcaaaaataACAGTACCAGaataacaatcggttgtttcgcagaaacaatcggttgtttatatcagtttgcaaatattaaaactgaatttaaatagattaaggatagagagaatgcacatagagatttatactgg
This region includes:
- the LOC137838441 gene encoding secreted RxLR effector protein 161-like, with translation MKSCKAATTPMSTNYYLSVDETGTTMDQTKYRGLVGSFLYITASRLDIMFVVCLCARFQSTPTESHLKATKRILKYLKGTTYVGLWYPSHSPIHLVGYSDSDFSGCKLDRKSTSGTCHLLGSSLVSWHNKKQACVALSTIEAEYIAARSCYAQILWIKQQLEDFGLKVSKVPLFCDKRSVINLTKNQVQHSITKHIEIRHDFIRDHVSNGDCEIQFVATERKVADIFTKPLSKDRFYSLRNEFEIIDLQALS